From a single Apium graveolens cultivar Ventura chromosome 2, ASM990537v1, whole genome shotgun sequence genomic region:
- the LOC141707891 gene encoding 2-Cys peroxiredoxin BAS1, chloroplastic-like, with the protein MASCIAAGTAATLSVRPNPKALFTISPKIKQTPFSNSSFTGLKKSFHSLSISSPSSISRRRLVVKASELPLVGNVAPDFEAEAVFDQEFINVKLSDYIGKKYVILFFYPLDFTFVCPTEITAFSDRHAEFDKINTEILGVSIDSVFSHLAWVQTDRKSGGLGDLNYPLVSDVTKSISKKFGVLIPDQGVALRGLFIIDKEGVIQHSTINNLAIGRSVDETLRTLQALQFVQENPDEVCPAGWKPGEKTMKPDPKLSKEFFAAV; encoded by the exons ATGGCTTCTTGCATAGCTGCTGGTACTGCGGCAACTCTCTCTGTTCGCCCAAACCCTAAAGCCCTTTTCACCATTTCCCCTAAAATCAAACAAACCCCTTTTTCTAATTCCTCATTTACTGGCCTCAAGAAATCATTTCACTCCCTTTCTATTTCTTCACCTTCTTCAATCTCCCGCCGCAGACTAGTCGTTAAGGCC AGTGAGCTACCTCTGGTGGGTAATGTAGCTCCCGATTTCGAAGCTGAAGCTGTGTTTGATCAGGAATTTATTAAT GTTAAACTGTCTGATTACATTGGAAAGAAATATGTAATTCTCTTTTTCTATCCCTTGGACTTTACCTTTGTTTGTCCTACAG AGATTACTGCATTCAGTGACCGTCATGCTGAGTTTGACAAAATTAACACAGAGATCTTGGGTGTTTCCATAGACAGCGTG TTCTCCCACCTTGCATGGGTCCAAACTGATAGGAAATCTGGCGGACTGGGCGATCTGAACTATCCATTGGTTTCTGATGTGACCAAATCCATTTCTAAAAAGTTCGGCGTGTTGATTCCGGATCAG GGAGTTGCATTAAGAGGACTTTTCATTATCGATAAGGAAGGTGTCATTCAACACTCAACAATTAACAATCTTGCCATTGGGCGAAGTGTTGATGAGACATTGAGAACCCTTCAG GCATTGCAATTTGTGCAAGAGAACCCCGATGAAGTATGCCCAGCTGGATGGAAACCCGGGGAGAAGACCATGAAGCCAGACCCTAAACTCAGCAAGGAGTTCTTTGCAGCAGTATGA